One part of the Torulaspora delbrueckii CBS 1146 chromosome 8, complete genome genome encodes these proteins:
- the TDEL0H04500 gene encoding putative short-chain dehydrogenase/reductase gives MKQDTSFKWQPPSIDSLNLASLNVTIVGGTGGLGRAIALVLASKGAQVTVIGRTFRDSEVKNINFIEADMTSIKVSREVAERLPADNINILLFTTGIFASKTKQVTPEGLERDLAVSYLNRLAMIEILAPKMKRSESSLGFGPRIFLMGYPGAGELGTIEDLNQDKNYGLMKAHMNTVAGNEALVLVGAKRYPQLRFFGLNPGLVRTNIRDNMLGQGSWKSYIIEGIIGFFNKTPEQYANTIAPLLVTNEIEKRSGTSYNANGQAITTSDGMTLAYATSYVEASEELLKTKGL, from the coding sequence ATGAAACAGGATACTAGTTTCAAATGGCAGCCGCCATCTATTGACAGCTTGAATTTGGCGTCTTTGAACGTTACAATTGTGGGTGGTACTGGTGGCCTGGGGCGTGCAATTGCCCTAGTGTTGGCTTCAAAGGGTGCACAAGTTACTGTGATTGGACGTACATTTCGGGACTCCGAGGTGAAGAACATTAATTTCATAGAGGCCGATATGACTTCTATCAAAGTGTCCAGGGAGGTTGCTGAGCGGCTCCCTGCGGACAATATCAACATACTGCTGTTTACTACCGGCATATTTGCTAGCAAGACAAAACAAGTGACACCAGAGGGGCTTGAACGAGATCTTGCCGTCAGCTACTTAAACAGATTGGCCATGATTGAGATATTAGCTCCCAAGATGAAGCGTTCAGAAAGTTCCTTGGGATTTGGGCCCAGaattttcttgatgggGTACCCAGGTGCTGGTGAATTGGGTACTATTGAAGACTTAAATCAGGATAAGAATTATGGTTTGATGAAGGCTCATATGAACACTGTGGCCGGTAATGAAGCTCTAGTACTTGTTGGTGCAAAGAGATATCCCCAACTGCGGTTCTTTGGATTAAACCCTGGTCTAGTAAGGACGAATATAAGAGACAACATGTTGGGACAAGGCTCTTGGAAGTCATACATTATTGAGGGGATCAttggatttttcaacaagacTCCTGAGCAGTATGCTAATACAATTGCACCTTTATTGGTCACTAACGAGATTGAAAAGCGTTCAGGAACTTCTTACAATGCGAATGGTCAGGCTATCACAACCTCGGATGGGATGACTTTAGCCTACGCCACTAGCTATGTGGAAGCTTCAGAGGAGTTGTTGAAGACGAAGGGCCTCTGA
- the TDEL0H04490 gene encoding L-lactate dehydrogenase — protein sequence MSSHTCAKVAIIGAGQVGSTTAYTLLLSNLVAEVVLIDVDKRKVEGQFMDLNHAAPLTKESRFSAGDYESCAGAAVVIVTGGANQKPGQTRMELAARNVKIMQEIIPKIVKYAPNAILLIATNPVDVLTYASYKLSGFPASKVIGSGTVLDSARLQHNLSKHFNLSSESVNAFIIGEHGDSGVPVWSLAEIAGMKVEDYCKQSKREFDPKILIGMYEETRDAAAYIIERKGYTNFGIAAGLARIVRAILRDEGALLTVSTVNEHYGMKDLSLSVPTRVDRNGAQHVVDLLLDDKELKLIKESGHKIKSACDELGI from the coding sequence ATGTCATCGCACACATGCGCTAAAGTTGCCATTATTGGTGCCGGTCAGGTCGGATCCACTACAGCTTACACTTTACTTTTAAGCAATTTAGTTGCCGAAGTTGTTTTAATAGATGTTGACAAGAGAAAGGTCGAAGGTCAATTCATGGACCTGAACCATGCAGCTCCATTGACAAAGGAATCAAGATTTAGTGCGGGAGACTATGAAAGCTGTGCTGGGGCCGCAGTCGTAATTGTAACGGGTGGAGCTAATCAAAAACCGGGGCAAACGAGGATGGAGCTGGCTGCCAGAAATGTCAAGATAATGCAAGAGATTATCCCCAAGATAGTCAAGTACGCTCCTAATGCAATTTTACTCATCGCCACAAACCCAGTCGATGTGTTGACATACGCCAGTTATAAGCTTTCTGGGTTCCCAGCCAGTAAAGTCATCGGTTCTGGTACTGTTCTCGACTCTGCTCGCTTGCAGCATAATCTGAGTAAGCATTTCAACTTGTCATCTGAAAGCGTAAATGCTTTTATCATTGGAGAGCATGGGGACTCCGGTGTACCGGTTTGGTCGCTTGCTGAAATTGCTGGTATGAAAGTAGAGGACTATTGCAAACAGTCGAAGAGAGAGTTTGATCCTAAAATTTTGATAGGAATGTATGAAGAAACTCGTGATGCGGCAGCCTATATTATTGAGCGCAAAGGTTACACTAATTTTGGAATTGCCGCTGGATTGGCTAGAATTGTGAGGGCCATCCTGAGAGACGAGGGAGCTCTGCTGACCGTGTCTACTGTGAATGAGCATTATGGTATGAAGGACCTCTCCTTAAGTGTTCCGACACGGGTGGACAGAAACGGGGCTCAACATGTCGTCGATCTTTTACTGGATGACAAGgagttgaaattgatcaaagagtCTGGACATAAGATCAAATCAGCTTGTGATGAGCTAGGCATTTAG